One window of Bacteroidota bacterium genomic DNA carries:
- a CDS encoding PQQ-binding-like beta-propeller repeat protein, translating into MISRTSIVGGRSSAVWLLLVALFWVGCEVLQVGRPLALDEGAWTTEGGSAARTFEAEGELALPLEEKWVYNAEGAFGPAAALVAEGQLFVATRQGEVRSLDLAEERTFTGQTDLGDAIDGAPVLTDRLLIAPISAGGDGVVAYDIVRGRIAWKLDAEPHAAGLLRVGDTLVAASLLGTIRALDVRTGAVQWELASDSVQAVHASPVLLDAATVAVVDDQGRISAHSLTDGSPRWTADLEVPVYATPAVADGLLLVPTTRGQFVALDAATGQRRWTYAAATPTTRLTSPATDRRTLFVGTSDGTIAALDVQTGDVRWTHTEDGVIAAAPHLAGDVLFVGSLRKRVFALDAATGTVRWQTEIGGRVKTAPLVAGGYLVVMAEPRQVYLFGPPVSDAIVDASAVDSLAAR; encoded by the coding sequence ATGATTTCTAGAACGTCCATAGTCGGAGGGCGAAGCTCGGCGGTCTGGCTGCTGCTGGTCGCCCTGTTCTGGGTAGGCTGCGAGGTGTTGCAGGTGGGCCGCCCGCTCGCGTTGGACGAGGGGGCGTGGACGACGGAGGGCGGCTCGGCGGCGCGCACCTTCGAGGCTGAGGGTGAACTCGCACTACCACTAGAGGAGAAATGGGTCTACAACGCCGAGGGCGCGTTCGGGCCGGCCGCGGCGCTCGTCGCGGAGGGGCAGCTGTTCGTCGCCACGCGCCAGGGCGAGGTCCGCTCGCTCGACCTCGCCGAGGAGCGCACCTTTACCGGACAGACCGACCTCGGCGATGCCATCGACGGCGCGCCCGTGCTGACCGACCGGCTGCTGATTGCGCCAATCTCGGCCGGCGGCGACGGGGTCGTGGCGTACGACATCGTGCGGGGACGCATCGCGTGGAAGCTCGACGCCGAGCCGCATGCAGCCGGGCTGCTCCGTGTCGGCGACACGCTCGTCGCAGCGAGCTTACTAGGTACGATCCGCGCGCTGGACGTCCGCACGGGCGCCGTGCAGTGGGAGCTGGCCTCCGATTCGGTGCAGGCCGTGCACGCGTCCCCTGTCTTGCTCGATGCCGCGACGGTGGCGGTTGTCGACGACCAGGGGCGCATCTCGGCACACAGCCTCACGGACGGGAGCCCGCGCTGGACAGCCGACCTCGAGGTCCCCGTTTATGCCACGCCCGCTGTTGCAGACGGGCTTCTCCTCGTGCCGACGACGCGCGGGCAGTTTGTCGCCCTCGACGCCGCCACCGGGCAGCGGCGCTGGACGTATGCCGCCGCGACTCCGACGACGCGCCTGACGAGTCCCGCCACCGACCGCCGCACGCTCTTCGTCGGCACGTCCGACGGCACCATCGCCGCGCTCGACGTGCAGACGGGCGACGTGCGCTGGACCCACACCGAGGACGGCGTGATCGCCGCCGCGCCGCACCTCGCAGGGGACGTCCTGTTTGTTGGCTCGCTACGCAAGCGCGTCTTCGCGCTCGACGCTGCCACGGGGACGGTGCGCTGGCAGACCGAGATTGGCGGACGCGTCAAGACGGCCCCGCTCGTCGCTGGCGGCTACCTCGTTGTGATGGCCGAGCCTCGCCAAGTCTATCTCTTTGGACCGCCGGTGTCGGACGCCATCGTCGATGCTTCCGCTGTCGATTCCCTTGCCGCTCGGTAA
- a CDS encoding GatB/YqeY domain-containing protein, with protein MPLADQINADLKTAMKARDAQRVGTLRLLRAAFLDFEKSGQGALTDEKALAILQKQAKQRRESITQFEDAGREDLAAKERAELELINDYLPKQLGDEELRARVAAIVEQTGASSMADMGKVMGRAMGALRGLADGNRVRQAVEALLKG; from the coding sequence ATGCCCCTCGCCGACCAGATCAACGCCGACCTCAAGACCGCCATGAAGGCGCGGGATGCCCAACGGGTCGGCACGCTCCGTCTGCTCCGTGCCGCCTTCCTCGACTTTGAGAAGAGCGGGCAGGGTGCCCTGACGGACGAAAAAGCGCTCGCCATCCTCCAGAAGCAGGCAAAGCAGCGCCGTGAGTCGATCACCCAATTCGAGGACGCTGGCCGAGAGGACCTCGCAGCCAAGGAGCGCGCAGAGCTGGAACTGATTAACGACTACCTCCCGAAACAACTGGGCGACGAGGAGCTACGGGCACGCGTAGCCGCGATCGTAGAGCAGACAGGAGCGTCCTCAATGGCAGACATGGGCAAAGTGATGGGCCGGGCCATGGGCGCGCTTCGCGGCCTCGCCGACGGCAACCGCGTCCGCCAGGCCGTGGAGGCGCTCCTAAAGGGTTGA
- a CDS encoding CvpA family protein, protein MDFLADLSYLDAFISVVAVLGLMRGWHKGLVDQVLGLVGIVAAIILSAMFAGPIGSMVVNSMGLSPRIAGTVGFAVVFAGVMLGVFLLVRAIKNTLSALALGSLDKVGGGAFGGFKALLVLSLMLGFVNMLPLMAGATSPVIGDETRETSMFYEPVRGLAPATWGAVQPILPGLSERLFQAVDDLEAGRFEDDPPPSTTIQGFGD, encoded by the coding sequence ATGGACTTCCTCGCTGACCTCTCCTACCTCGATGCCTTCATCTCGGTCGTAGCGGTGCTCGGCCTCATGCGGGGCTGGCACAAAGGCCTCGTCGATCAGGTGCTGGGGCTCGTCGGGATTGTGGCGGCCATCATCCTCAGCGCTATGTTCGCGGGACCCATCGGGAGCATGGTGGTGAATAGCATGGGGCTGTCGCCGAGGATCGCTGGCACGGTGGGATTTGCGGTAGTGTTCGCGGGGGTCATGCTGGGCGTGTTCCTCCTCGTCCGCGCGATCAAGAATACCCTGTCGGCGCTGGCGCTTGGCAGTCTCGACAAGGTGGGCGGCGGCGCTTTCGGCGGATTTAAGGCGTTGCTCGTGCTCAGCCTCATGCTCGGGTTCGTCAACATGCTGCCGCTGATGGCAGGGGCTACCTCACCCGTCATCGGCGACGAGACGCGTGAGACCTCGATGTTCTACGAGCCCGTACGCGGCCTAGCCCCGGCCACCTGGGGCGCCGTGCAGCCAATCCTGCCCGGCTTGAGCGAGCGGCTCTTTCAAGCCGTCGACGACCTCGAAGCAGGCCGGTTCGAGGACGATCCGCCGCCAAGCACGACCATTCAAGGGTTCGGCGACTGA